GCACGGTCTCCTTGCGGCGGCGGAACAGCTTGCCCCGCTCGCTATAGAGAATGAGCAGCAGCCCTGCGAGCGATAGCCCGAACAGTGCCATGCCCAAGGGGCGCGCAGTCCCGTCATAGGCCGCGCCCACGACCGCGCCCAAAACCGCCCCGCCGCCAACGCGCACCGTTGTCTGCAACGACGAGGCCGAACCCGCGAAGTGCCGGAACGGTTGCAAGGCGATGGAGCTGAAGTTGCTGCCCAGAAATCCGATCAGGCCAAGGTTGATCGTCATCAACGGCAGAAACAGCCAGAAATTGTCAGGAGCATAGGTTGCCGAAGCCCATTGCAGCGCACCGGTCACCACGAAGGCCAGCAAGGCCGTATGGCTGACCCGCCGCGCGCCGAACCGTTCGACGATGCGCGAATTGGCGAAGTTCGAAGCCGCCATGAACAGGGCCATGAAACCGAAGACATAGGCGAACTTGTCGCCCAGTCCAAAGTGCTCTGCCACCAGCTGTTCGGAGCAGTTGATGTAGCCGTACAGCCCCGCGAAAACGAGCGCGGCCCCAAAAGTATAGCCAATGGCATCGCGATTGGTGACAACCAGCCGGAAATTGTGCGCGACCCGCCCGATCGACAGTTTCTGCCTGTGCCCTTTTTCCATCGTTTCGGGCAGGCGGAACAGCACCCAGATGAACATCACGACCCCGAATACGAACATCAACCCGAAGATGGATCGCCACCCGGCGAACAGCAGGATCGTCTGCCCCACGGTCGGGGCCATGACCGGCACGATCATGAACACCACCGCGATCAGCGACGTGGTTCGCGCCATGGCGTCGCCTTCGAACCGGTCGCGCACGATTGCGCCGGCCACCACGCTGCCCGCCGCGGCGACCATGCCGTTTACAAAGCGAAACATGATCAGCGCGTTGAAGTCCTCAATGATGATGCAGGCGAAATCGAACAGGCAATAGGTGCCGATTCCCGCCAGCATGATCGGTTTGCGGCCAAAGCGGTCCGCCAGAAAACCAAAGACCAGCGCACCTGCGCCCATGCCGATCAGGTAGCTGGCAATGACCAATTGCCGGTCATTGGGATCAGGCGCCTTCAGTTCCTGCGCGATCTGCGACAGCGCGGGCAGCATCGCATCGATGCCAAGCGCCTGGAGAGCCATGACCATGGCCAGCATGACGACGAATTCGCCTCTGCTAAGATCTTTCGGAGGGGTGGGAAGGAAGGAACGCGCTGCACCGGACATGACCGGCTAGATAGTGCGATAATGTGAACGCACAAATGCTAATTGGTCGTGGGCAGATGCACCTTTCGCAAAGCCTGCCCAATTGCCAACGGGCGCTGTATAACGGGTGACGTGGAGCAGGAAGGCGACATAAATGACGACGAGGCGGAAGGCCTGCGGAAGATCATCCACGTCGATATGGATGCCTTTTTCGCCAGTGTCGAACAGCGCGACGATCCCACGATCCGGGGCAAGCCGGTTGCCGTGGGGGGATCGTCGGGCCGCGGCGTCGTCGCGGCGGCGAGTTACGAGGCGAGGCTGTTCGGGGTGCGTTCGGCCATGCCATCGGTTACGGCGCAGAGGCTGTGTCCCGACCTGATTTTTCGCAAGTCGCGGTTCGACGTCTATCGCGAAGTCAGCCAGCAGATTCGCGCAATTTTCCACGACTACACGCCGCTGGTCGAGCCTCTGTCGTTGGACGAGGCCTATCTGGACGTGACCGAGGATCGCCATGGCCTGGGTTCCGCCACCCGCATCGCGCAGGACATCCGCCGCCGAATCCGGGCCGAGACCGAACTGACCGCCAGCGCCGGGGTCAGCTACAACAAGTTTCTCGCCAAGCTGGCCAGCGATCAGAACAAGCCCGACGGCATCTGCGTGATCCGACCCGGGGACGGAGCGGCGTTTGTCGCCAAGTTGCCGGTCACGCGGTTCCACGGCGTCGGGCCGCAAGGTTCGGAAAAGATGGCGCGGCTGGGGATCGAGACCGGGGCCGACCTTGCCGCGAAGGACCTGGCGTTCCTGCGCGCCAACTTCGGCAGTTTCGCCGATTATCTCTACCGCGCGGCGCGGGGTATCGACCTGCGGCAGGTGCGCGCGCACCGCGTCCGCAAGTCGGTTGGCGGGGAGCGGACGTTTCACGAGGACCTGTCGAATCCTACCGAGCTGCGCGAGGCGATGGACCGCATCGTCGACATCGTTTGGGAACGGATAGAGCGGGCCGAAGCTGTGGGGCGCACGGTGACGATGAAGCTGAAGTACAACGACTTCACCATCGTCAGCCGCGCCGCCACCTTGAACCGTCCGGTGGAGGGCAAGGCCGAGTTCGGGCGGCTGGGTCATGCATTGCTTGCGGAAATGCTGCCGCTGCCACGTCCGATCCGGCTGATGGGGCTGACGCTGTCGAAGCTGGACGGGGTGGATGCGAAAGGCGGCGGACGTGGCGATGTCGGGGGCGGCGGGGCGCAGCAGCTTTCGCTCTTGTAAATTCGCGCCCACCGGCCTATCTGGCGAGTCATCCCGACATTGTCACTTGCAAGGCCGGGCCGAGGCGGTAACGCCCCGGCGCGCTTCTCTGCATTTGTGGCAAAGGGCCAAATGAAGACTGCCCAATTGGAGACCGCATGGCAGACCTGACGCGCGTAATCGAACTGGTGGAGAAGGAAGCGACCGCTTCCGGCTTCGACCTCGTGCGCGTGAAGCTGTTCGGGCAGGATGACGAACGCACGCTGCAGATCATGGCAGAGGACCCGGCGACGGGCCAGCTGGTGATCGAACAATGCATGGCCCTGTCGCGCCGCATTTCGAACGAGATGGACGCGCGCGAGGAAGCGGGCGACGACCTGATCTATGGCCCCTATCGCCTTGAAGTCAGCAGCCCCGGCATCGACCGTCCGCTGACCCGCGCGAAGGATTATGCCAATTGGGTCGGGCACGAGGCGCGGATCAACATTTCCAAGGATGCCGAAGCGCCGGTCGGCAATCGCCGCACGTTTCATGGCGACCTGATCGGCATCGATGGCGAATTGGTCGCCATCGAAGACCGCAAGAACGGGCGGGTCGACATCCCGCTCGATACC
The sequence above is a segment of the Croceicoccus naphthovorans genome. Coding sequences within it:
- a CDS encoding multidrug effflux MFS transporter gives rise to the protein MLAMVMALQALGIDAMLPALSQIAQELKAPDPNDRQLVIASYLIGMGAGALVFGFLADRFGRKPIMLAGIGTYCLFDFACIIIEDFNALIMFRFVNGMVAAAGSVVAGAIVRDRFEGDAMARTTSLIAVVFMIVPVMAPTVGQTILLFAGWRSIFGLMFVFGVVMFIWVLFRLPETMEKGHRQKLSIGRVAHNFRLVVTNRDAIGYTFGAALVFAGLYGYINCSEQLVAEHFGLGDKFAYVFGFMALFMAASNFANSRIVERFGARRVSHTALLAFVVTGALQWASATYAPDNFWLFLPLMTINLGLIGFLGSNFSSIALQPFRHFAGSASSLQTTVRVGGGAVLGAVVGAAYDGTARPLGMALFGLSLAGLLLILYSERGKLFRRRKETVPQVEG
- the dinB gene encoding DNA polymerase IV; the encoded protein is MEQEGDINDDEAEGLRKIIHVDMDAFFASVEQRDDPTIRGKPVAVGGSSGRGVVAAASYEARLFGVRSAMPSVTAQRLCPDLIFRKSRFDVYREVSQQIRAIFHDYTPLVEPLSLDEAYLDVTEDRHGLGSATRIAQDIRRRIRAETELTASAGVSYNKFLAKLASDQNKPDGICVIRPGDGAAFVAKLPVTRFHGVGPQGSEKMARLGIETGADLAAKDLAFLRANFGSFADYLYRAARGIDLRQVRAHRVRKSVGGERTFHEDLSNPTELREAMDRIVDIVWERIERAEAVGRTVTMKLKYNDFTIVSRAATLNRPVEGKAEFGRLGHALLAEMLPLPRPIRLMGLTLSKLDGVDAKGGGRGDVGGGGAQQLSLL
- the rimP gene encoding ribosome maturation protein RimP, whose protein sequence is MADLTRVIELVEKEATASGFDLVRVKLFGQDDERTLQIMAEDPATGQLVIEQCMALSRRISNEMDAREEAGDDLIYGPYRLEVSSPGIDRPLTRAKDYANWVGHEARINISKDAEAPVGNRRTFHGDLIGIDGELVAIEDRKNGRVDIPLDTIHSAKLVLTDKLIKATVPLDTTGADEIIETEDDLQEQED